The proteins below come from a single Chryseobacterium nepalense genomic window:
- a CDS encoding lipopolysaccharide biosynthesis protein: MKEQLKQLYKNQFLKNVSTLVFGSIISQAVVVISAPLLSRLFSVESFGILSIFTSLTVFFAVLSTGRYEFAIGLPENDDKALKIFKLIIYIGAFVSVFYFAVIFLLKVILKVHDKTGFLVQKESFIAPLYIFFIAVYSALGYWKQRKKEYKKITIANALQVIATTIFSVTFGLLKISSGMIWGLIIGIFISTLYLFIEEKNLSYTIIKQKNVVDIAKEYYSFPRYMIFSDLSLTASQQFIPIVFSVLYSTTIVGFFSLANRMLRLPNIVITGSIGNVFRNDAIDEIRKKGNCETLYRSTLKKLTILSLPIYLTIFLIAPTIFDVIFGKEWKIAGYFARIMSIMLLFEFIAIPLNTLFYVREKQKILMRLQVLNSILTFIAIFLGYYFFKDYYYSLILYSSVSIISNINFIIFTNKLSKGAI; this comes from the coding sequence TTGAAGGAGCAGTTAAAGCAATTATACAAAAACCAGTTTTTAAAAAATGTATCAACTTTGGTTTTTGGCAGTATAATTAGTCAGGCTGTGGTTGTTATTTCGGCACCACTGCTTTCAAGATTATTTTCTGTTGAATCTTTTGGAATTCTCTCAATTTTTACCAGTTTAACTGTTTTTTTTGCTGTATTGTCTACGGGGCGGTATGAGTTTGCCATTGGTCTTCCGGAAAATGATGATAAAGCATTAAAAATATTTAAACTAATTATTTATATAGGAGCATTCGTATCGGTATTTTATTTTGCTGTAATTTTTTTGTTAAAGGTTATACTTAAGGTTCATGATAAAACAGGCTTTCTAGTTCAGAAAGAATCTTTCATAGCTCCTCTTTATATATTTTTTATTGCTGTTTATTCTGCTTTGGGATATTGGAAACAAAGAAAAAAAGAATATAAAAAAATAACAATAGCTAATGCACTTCAGGTAATTGCAACTACAATTTTTAGTGTAACATTCGGATTGTTAAAAATTAGTTCAGGGATGATATGGGGGCTCATAATCGGGATTTTTATATCAACTCTTTATTTATTTATTGAAGAAAAGAATCTTTCTTATACAATAATTAAACAAAAAAATGTAGTAGATATTGCCAAGGAATATTATTCTTTCCCACGTTATATGATTTTTTCAGATCTTTCCTTAACGGCTAGCCAACAGTTTATACCTATTGTGTTTTCGGTGCTTTACAGTACAACTATTGTAGGTTTTTTTTCATTAGCAAACAGGATGCTGCGTTTACCAAATATTGTTATTACAGGCTCTATTGGTAATGTGTTTAGAAATGATGCAATTGATGAAATAAGAAAAAAAGGAAATTGTGAAACATTATATAGATCTACACTAAAAAAGCTTACCATACTATCTTTGCCAATATATCTTACGATATTTCTTATAGCTCCAACAATTTTTGATGTTATTTTTGGAAAAGAATGGAAAATTGCAGGCTACTTTGCAAGAATCATGTCTATAATGCTTCTTTTTGAATTTATTGCAATACCTCTTAATACACTATTTTATGTAAGAGAGAAACAAAAAATATTAATGAGGCTTCAGGTATTAAATTCTATTCTTACATTTATAGCAATATTTCTTGGATATTATTTTTTTAAAGACTATTATTATTCTCTGATATTATATTCTTCAGTTTCGATTATATCAAATATAAATTTTATAATTTTTACAAATAAATTGTCAAAAGGTGCCATTTAG
- a CDS encoding dehydrogenase E1 component subunit alpha/beta, whose product MNYTKAILIREFEKLLLDQFSKGTLNGTVHTCVGQETIAVAISENFKKGDKVFSNHRGHGHFISVGGDVKLLLAEMLGKKCGISSGIGGSQHLYNDNFISNGIQGGLAPVAVGYAYVNKLKNNDNISIVFLGDGTMGEGVVYEALNLAAIYSSPTLFVMENNGYAQSTPFKMVKKGEIKNRVEGFGVTYLKTSIWASDFEKTVHEAIVKTREGQPVFLEIECYRLNSHSKGDDNRDTVEIERYVEIDPINVFYKEYGDKALEYESSAKELLYKYLEELSAEESLSTMKKHLSIYNKKIDIEKFAIEKLGKRINKLINEGLDIFLAKENSLFLGEDIMQTTEYTPGNYGGAFKVSEKLSEKYKNRVFNTPICESSIIGFAIGSSLNGYKSIAEIMFGDFMTLAFDQILQQGSKIPEMFGQKVELPMIIRTPMGGRRGYGPTHSQNIEKHFLFIPNTRVLALNSFYNPKNIFESLYQYNDILTLIIEDKISYTKEIFWKDLKGYEIYQTREEFPTLIFSPAKINPNLTILCYGGMLDEVLASIDDLIAEEIFPEIICAIQISPFNINRVVDSIGKTKNICIVEEGSKYAGLSGEIFSYFVEHKIEIDKALRISNESLIPCAKEAELATIPNKNIIFNEIKNFFYE is encoded by the coding sequence ATGAATTATACTAAAGCAATACTTATAAGAGAATTTGAAAAACTGCTTTTGGATCAATTTTCAAAAGGAACTCTTAATGGTACAGTTCATACCTGTGTTGGGCAGGAAACGATTGCAGTTGCTATTTCTGAAAACTTTAAAAAAGGGGATAAAGTTTTTTCTAATCATAGAGGACACGGACATTTTATTTCCGTTGGTGGAGATGTAAAACTTTTGCTTGCGGAAATGCTTGGAAAAAAGTGTGGTATTTCGTCAGGAATTGGTGGAAGTCAGCATCTTTACAATGATAATTTTATAAGCAATGGAATTCAGGGAGGTTTGGCGCCAGTTGCAGTTGGTTATGCTTATGTAAATAAATTGAAAAACAATGATAATATTTCCATAGTTTTCCTCGGAGATGGTACCATGGGAGAAGGAGTCGTATATGAAGCCCTTAATTTGGCTGCAATCTATTCGTCACCAACGCTGTTTGTGATGGAAAACAACGGATATGCACAGTCAACTCCTTTTAAAATGGTAAAAAAGGGCGAGATCAAAAATAGAGTTGAAGGCTTCGGCGTAACCTATTTAAAAACGTCAATCTGGGCGTCTGATTTTGAAAAAACAGTACATGAAGCAATTGTAAAAACAAGAGAAGGACAGCCTGTTTTCTTAGAAATTGAATGCTATAGACTAAATTCACATTCAAAAGGGGATGACAATAGAGATACTGTTGAAATTGAAAGATATGTAGAAATAGATCCGATTAATGTTTTTTATAAAGAATATGGAGATAAGGCATTAGAATATGAAAGTTCTGCTAAAGAGTTATTGTACAAATATCTTGAAGAACTCTCTGCTGAAGAATCGCTTAGCACAATGAAAAAGCATCTGTCAATTTATAATAAAAAAATTGATATAGAAAAGTTTGCAATAGAAAAGTTAGGAAAAAGAATAAACAAACTTATTAATGAAGGGCTTGATATTTTTTTAGCAAAAGAAAATTCACTTTTCTTAGGTGAAGATATTATGCAGACTACGGAATATACGCCGGGCAATTACGGAGGAGCATTCAAAGTCTCTGAAAAATTAAGCGAAAAATATAAAAACAGAGTCTTTAATACTCCTATTTGTGAAAGTTCCATTATTGGGTTTGCAATTGGATCATCATTAAACGGATATAAATCGATTGCAGAAATTATGTTTGGTGATTTTATGACCCTTGCTTTTGATCAGATATTACAACAGGGATCAAAGATTCCTGAAATGTTCGGACAAAAAGTAGAACTTCCGATGATTATAAGAACTCCAATGGGAGGAAGAAGAGGATACGGACCTACACACTCACAAAATATTGAGAAACATTTTTTATTTATCCCCAATACAAGGGTTTTAGCGTTAAATTCTTTTTACAATCCCAAAAATATTTTTGAATCTTTATATCAGTATAATGATATTTTAACATTAATTATTGAAGATAAAATTTCCTATACAAAAGAAATATTTTGGAAAGATCTTAAAGGCTATGAAATATACCAAACAAGAGAAGAGTTTCCGACTTTAATATTTAGCCCGGCAAAAATAAATCCTAACTTAACAATTCTTTGTTATGGAGGTATGTTGGATGAGGTATTGGCATCTATTGATGATTTAATTGCTGAAGAAATTTTCCCTGAAATAATATGTGCTATTCAGATTTCTCCATTTAATATCAATAGAGTTGTAGATAGCATAGGAAAAACTAAAAACATTTGTATTGTTGAAGAAGGGTCAAAATATGCAGGATTATCAGGAGAGATTTTCTCATATTTTGTAGAACACAAAATAGAAATAGACAAAGCACTAAGAATTTCTAATGAAAGTTTAATACCTTGTGCTAAAGAGGCAGAATTAGCAACTATCCCAAATAAAAACATCATTTTCAACGAGATTAAAAATTTTTTTTATGAATAA
- a CDS encoding glycosyltransferase family 4 protein encodes MKILFICDYYDDSQLYQEPMLSKYYRHLGHKVYIITSHHKDVFNYVSEKNVKVNFKETVLGRYGEIIYRLPYTINVLNKIKKFSNIFSILDEVAPDMVFLHDISFNLHEVIKYKRKNKSIKIIMDYHADYSNSGKNWVSINILHRIIRKRYLHFYLKHIDKIFPIVPHGAKFLNEIYSIENNRMEILPLGVDTLAVEEIKSNIKDYKKQILSKYNINENALLLVSGGKLDELKKTDLLIQAMGNLPSNVHLLLFGKPTTEKYKLYLEKLSEGLNVHFIGWITAEETLKLYLISDIAVFPASQSVLWQQAIGAGLPLLVGDSGGQSAEYMNKNNNIIVVDKENLNVNTFSNILTELIRDERKRKNMSEGAVLTTKTYLDYKIIAEKTLIV; translated from the coding sequence ATGAAAATATTATTTATTTGTGATTACTACGATGATTCACAATTATATCAGGAACCCATGCTTTCCAAATATTATAGGCATCTGGGACATAAAGTGTATATAATTACTTCACACCATAAAGATGTTTTCAATTATGTATCTGAAAAAAACGTTAAAGTAAATTTTAAAGAAACGGTTTTAGGAAGATATGGGGAAATAATTTACAGACTGCCTTATACAATTAATGTTTTAAATAAAATAAAAAAGTTTTCAAATATTTTTTCTATTCTGGATGAAGTAGCTCCTGATATGGTTTTCTTACATGATATAAGCTTTAATCTTCATGAGGTAATAAAATATAAAAGAAAAAATAAAAGTATAAAAATTATCATGGATTATCACGCTGATTATTCTAACAGCGGTAAGAACTGGGTGTCAATAAATATACTTCACAGAATAATCCGTAAAAGATATTTACATTTCTATTTAAAACATATCGATAAAATTTTCCCTATAGTTCCGCATGGAGCAAAGTTTTTAAATGAAATATATTCAATTGAAAATAACAGAATGGAAATACTTCCATTAGGTGTAGACACTCTGGCCGTAGAAGAGATAAAGAGTAACATTAAGGATTATAAAAAACAAATATTATCAAAATATAATATAAATGAAAACGCACTATTACTTGTTAGTGGAGGCAAGTTAGACGAATTGAAAAAGACAGATTTACTTATTCAGGCAATGGGCAATTTGCCCTCGAATGTCCATTTGTTATTATTTGGGAAACCAACGACTGAAAAATATAAGTTATATTTAGAAAAATTATCAGAAGGTTTAAATGTACATTTCATAGGCTGGATAACCGCAGAAGAAACGTTGAAGTTATATCTGATTTCCGATATTGCTGTTTTTCCAGCCAGTCAGTCAGTGTTATGGCAACAGGCAATTGGAGCCGGATTACCCCTTTTAGTAGGAGATTCTGGAGGGCAAAGTGCGGAATATATGAATAAAAATAATAACATTATTGTTGTTGACAAAGAAAATCTGAACGTTAATACATTTAGTAATATTCTTACCGAATTAATACGCGATGAAAGAAAGAGAAAGAATATGTCTGAAGGAGCTGTATTAACGACAAAAACATACTTAGATTATAAAATAATTGCTGAAAAAACTTTAATTGTATGA
- a CDS encoding Gfo/Idh/MocA family protein produces the protein MNKIKFAVVGCGHIGKRHAEMISRNSECELVALIDIRDKSLLGIESYNVPFFKSLDDFLNSGIETDVINIASPNGFHFEQAYLAISAGKHVVVEKPMALKKQHAEKLIFQALHKHKQIFAVMQNRYSPPSAWIKEMIESGKLGQVYMVQLNCYWNRDSRYYKPESWHGKIELDGGTLFTQFSHFIDIMYWLFGDITNIQGKFADFNHKDLTDFEDSGFVNFDFVEGGMGSLNYSTSVWNQNLESSMTIIAENGSVKIGGQYMDKVEVCNIKDYTMPQLPPTNPGNDYGAYKGSAANHHYIIENVVDVLKERNTITTNALEGLKVVDIIERIYSQKV, from the coding sequence GTGAATAAAATAAAATTTGCGGTTGTCGGCTGTGGCCATATTGGTAAAAGACACGCAGAAATGATATCCAGAAATTCTGAATGTGAACTTGTAGCTCTGATAGATATAAGAGATAAATCCTTATTGGGGATTGAAAGCTATAATGTGCCTTTTTTTAAATCATTAGATGATTTTTTAAATTCAGGAATTGAAACAGACGTTATCAATATCGCATCACCTAATGGGTTTCATTTTGAACAGGCTTATTTAGCAATTTCTGCAGGCAAACATGTAGTGGTAGAAAAACCGATGGCACTAAAAAAACAGCATGCCGAAAAACTTATTTTCCAGGCTTTGCATAAACATAAACAGATTTTTGCCGTCATGCAGAACAGGTATTCGCCACCTTCTGCATGGATCAAGGAAATGATAGAAAGTGGTAAACTGGGACAGGTCTATATGGTCCAACTCAACTGCTATTGGAATCGTGACAGCAGATATTATAAACCTGAATCCTGGCACGGTAAAATAGAGCTCGACGGCGGGACACTTTTTACCCAGTTTTCTCATTTTATTGATATCATGTATTGGCTGTTTGGGGATATTACCAATATTCAGGGAAAATTTGCCGATTTTAACCATAAAGACCTCACTGATTTTGAAGATTCGGGTTTTGTAAACTTTGATTTTGTAGAAGGAGGAATGGGATCTTTAAATTATTCCACTTCCGTTTGGAACCAAAATCTTGAAAGTTCAATGACAATTATTGCAGAAAATGGTTCTGTAAAAATTGGGGGACAATATATGGATAAGGTGGAAGTCTGTAATATCAAGGATTACACCATGCCCCAGCTTCCTCCTACAAACCCGGGAAATGATTATGGAGCCTATAAGGGTTCTGCTGCCAACCATCATTATATTATTGAAAATGTTGTAGATGTTTTGAAAGAAAGAAATACAATCACCACCAATGCATTGGAAGGATTAAAAGTGGTAGATATTATAGAAAGGATTTATTCACAAAAAGTATAA
- a CDS encoding DegT/DnrJ/EryC1/StrS family aminotransferase — protein sequence MKIQMVDLKSQYEKIKEEVNAGIQECIDNTAFINGPAVKEFQQEFEKYLNVKHVIPCANGTDALQIAMMALDLKPGDEVICPAFTYVATAEVIGLLGLKPIMVDVDENTFNIAPEGLENYITPKTKAIVPVHLYGQSAEMKKILDFAEKHNLFVIEDNAQAIGSDYTFPDGTSMKTGTIGHIGCTSFFPSKNLGCYGDGGALMTNDDDLATKIRMIANHGQQKKYYHKVLGCNSRLDTIQAAVLNVKLKHLDHYSASRNQMAAYYDENLKEIPEIQVPERAKNATHVFHQYTLKVKNGKRDALQQYLAAKDIPSMIYYPLPLYRQEAFEQYVEEGFSLPVTEKLCSEVISLPVHTEFNQQVSDYIISEIKNFFN from the coding sequence AATTCAGATGGTTGACTTAAAAAGTCAATACGAAAAAATAAAGGAGGAAGTCAATGCAGGAATTCAGGAATGCATCGATAATACCGCGTTTATTAACGGACCAGCAGTAAAAGAATTTCAGCAGGAATTTGAAAAATACCTAAACGTAAAACATGTAATTCCATGTGCAAACGGAACAGATGCTTTACAGATTGCAATGATGGCTTTGGATTTAAAACCGGGAGATGAAGTAATCTGTCCTGCCTTTACCTATGTAGCTACCGCGGAAGTAATCGGACTTTTAGGGCTAAAACCTATTATGGTGGATGTTGATGAAAATACGTTCAATATTGCCCCAGAAGGATTGGAAAATTATATTACCCCAAAGACAAAGGCTATTGTGCCCGTCCATTTATATGGGCAAAGTGCAGAGATGAAAAAAATTCTTGATTTTGCCGAAAAGCACAATCTATTTGTAATTGAAGACAATGCTCAGGCCATAGGTTCAGATTATACATTTCCAGACGGAACATCCATGAAAACGGGAACAATAGGTCATATCGGATGCACTTCTTTCTTTCCTTCCAAAAATCTGGGATGCTATGGAGACGGGGGAGCATTAATGACAAATGATGATGATCTGGCGACAAAAATCAGAATGATTGCCAATCATGGGCAGCAAAAAAAATACTATCATAAAGTGCTGGGGTGTAACTCCCGACTTGATACTATTCAGGCAGCTGTATTAAATGTAAAATTAAAGCATCTTGATCATTACTCAGCTTCCAGAAATCAGATGGCGGCATATTATGATGAAAATCTTAAAGAAATACCTGAAATCCAAGTTCCCGAAAGGGCAAAAAATGCCACCCATGTTTTTCACCAGTACACGCTGAAAGTGAAAAATGGAAAAAGAGACGCACTGCAACAATACCTGGCCGCAAAAGATATTCCCAGCATGATCTATTATCCGCTGCCATTATACAGACAGGAGGCTTTTGAGCAATATGTGGAAGAAGGCTTTAGCCTGCCGGTTACGGAAAAACTTTGTTCGGAAGTAATTTCTCTTCCTGTTCATACAGAATTTAATCAACAGGTTTCAGATTATATAATTTCTGAGATTAAAAACTTTTTTAACTAA
- a CDS encoding glycosyltransferase yields MNISVCLATYNGEKYIETQINSILPQLSGNDELIIIDDGSKDKTVDIIKSLNSRYIKIFINEKNLGHVKTFEKLLSLAQNQLLFLSDQDDIWIESKIEIYKKYFDDNDVLLISDNSYFIDNKGNEIHANIVKLSKESSQNYSKNIIDIYSGTAGYYGCGMAMKKDILDVILPIPTYIESHDLWIAMAANMMRSNLHIDDKTFYRRIHDENDSLRKRKFFKKIFSRYIFLRSQVEILKRLKKIKR; encoded by the coding sequence ATGAATATAAGTGTTTGTTTGGCAACGTATAATGGTGAAAAATATATTGAAACACAGATCAATTCAATTTTACCACAATTATCGGGAAATGATGAACTAATTATCATTGACGATGGTTCTAAGGATAAAACTGTTGATATTATAAAAAGTCTTAATTCAAGATACATCAAAATTTTTATAAACGAAAAGAATTTAGGCCATGTAAAAACTTTTGAAAAGCTATTAAGTTTAGCCCAAAATCAATTGTTGTTCTTGTCCGATCAGGATGATATCTGGATTGAATCTAAAATAGAAATCTATAAAAAATATTTTGATGATAATGATGTCCTTCTTATTAGTGATAATTCATATTTTATAGATAATAAAGGAAACGAAATACATGCTAATATAGTAAAATTATCAAAAGAAAGTTCCCAAAACTATTCAAAAAATATAATTGATATTTATAGTGGCACAGCTGGTTATTACGGCTGTGGAATGGCGATGAAAAAAGATATTTTAGATGTCATCCTTCCAATACCTACTTACATTGAATCACATGATTTATGGATTGCAATGGCAGCAAATATGATGAGATCTAATCTACACATTGATGATAAAACTTTTTATAGAAGAATTCATGATGAAAATGACAGTCTGAGAAAAAGAAAATTTTTTAAAAAGATTTTCTCAAGATATATCTTTTTAAGATCTCAGGTAGAAATATTAAAAAGGTTAAAAAAAATAAAAAGATAA
- the hisH gene encoding imidazole glycerol phosphate synthase subunit HisH, protein MITIIDYGVGNINAFVNVYKRVDVPVKVAKSKDDLQDAQKLILPGVGHFDHAMTQLNNSGMRDTLDELVLGKKIPVIGICVGMQMMANSSDEGKLEGLKWIDATVKKFDETKINQVTRLPHMGWNDVKPVKDMELFKGLEKDSIFYFLHTYYFHCHNNEDIMAVTQYGDEFASAAHHGNKYGIQFHPEKSHHYGEILLHNFAKL, encoded by the coding sequence ATGATAACAATTATTGATTACGGGGTGGGAAATATCAATGCATTCGTAAACGTCTACAAAAGAGTAGATGTTCCCGTAAAAGTTGCAAAGTCTAAAGACGATCTGCAGGATGCTCAGAAGCTTATTCTTCCGGGAGTAGGACATTTTGACCATGCGATGACCCAACTTAATAATTCCGGTATGCGGGATACACTCGATGAGCTTGTACTTGGTAAAAAAATACCGGTGATCGGAATATGTGTAGGTATGCAGATGATGGCAAACAGCAGTGATGAAGGAAAATTAGAAGGACTGAAATGGATTGATGCCACTGTTAAAAAATTTGATGAAACAAAAATTAATCAGGTAACGCGGCTGCCCCATATGGGATGGAATGATGTAAAACCCGTGAAAGATATGGAATTGTTTAAAGGATTGGAAAAAGATTCCATTTTTTATTTTCTTCATACTTATTATTTTCATTGCCATAATAATGAAGATATCATGGCTGTTACACAGTACGGTGATGAATTTGCTTCAGCGGCACATCACGGAAATAAGTACGGAATACAGTTTCATCCTGAAAAAAGTCACCACTATGGCGAAATTTTATTACATAATTTTGCAAAACTTTAA
- a CDS encoding N-acetyl sugar amidotransferase: MKNRPYQICTKTIMDTTDPHIIFNEKGESDYYTNFKENIEPNWHTDERGYNELMKIADKIKKTSKNKDFDCIIGLSGGLDSSYAAYVAKEIMGIRPLIFHVDAGWNTDKAVGNIEKLINGLGLDLFTEVINWEEMKDLQLAFLKSQISDQDLPQDYAFFSALYKFAKKHKINYVLTGGNFSTECCREPEEWGGFPGIDTTLVKDIHSKFGKRPLKTFPLVDILSYKIYYKYVYGMEVFKPLNLVPYIKKDAENLLTEKFGWEPFQHKHHESRFTRFYEDYWLPRKFGYQKRKAHFSSLILTGQMTREEALDRVSRPELPEEFLQREFEYVANKLDLTKEELQQIFEGENKTYKDYKNKMGIIKLGAQAMQKLGLEKRLFR; the protein is encoded by the coding sequence ATGAAAAACAGGCCCTATCAGATCTGTACGAAAACAATTATGGATACTACAGATCCTCATATAATATTCAATGAAAAGGGAGAAAGTGATTACTATACCAATTTCAAAGAAAACATAGAACCCAACTGGCATACAGATGAAAGAGGGTATAACGAACTAATGAAAATTGCCGATAAAATCAAAAAAACATCAAAAAATAAAGATTTTGATTGTATTATCGGATTGAGCGGTGGATTAGACAGTTCATATGCTGCCTACGTCGCAAAAGAAATCATGGGAATAAGACCTCTTATTTTCCATGTTGATGCAGGATGGAATACCGACAAAGCGGTGGGGAATATAGAAAAGCTAATCAATGGATTGGGGCTGGACTTATTTACAGAAGTAATCAACTGGGAAGAAATGAAAGATCTTCAGCTTGCATTTTTGAAATCACAGATTTCGGATCAGGATTTACCCCAGGATTATGCTTTTTTCTCTGCACTTTACAAATTCGCAAAAAAACATAAGATAAACTATGTTCTTACGGGAGGAAATTTTTCAACGGAATGTTGCAGAGAACCCGAAGAATGGGGAGGATTTCCAGGCATTGATACTACATTGGTAAAAGATATTCATTCCAAATTCGGCAAAAGGCCGCTGAAAACTTTTCCTCTGGTTGATATTCTTTCCTATAAGATATACTACAAATATGTATACGGAATGGAAGTTTTTAAACCATTGAACCTGGTTCCGTATATTAAAAAAGATGCTGAAAATCTTTTAACAGAAAAATTCGGTTGGGAGCCTTTTCAGCACAAACACCACGAATCCAGATTTACCCGTTTTTACGAAGATTACTGGCTGCCGAGAAAATTTGGCTACCAAAAAAGAAAAGCACACTTTTCTTCATTGATCCTCACCGGGCAAATGACACGGGAAGAAGCTTTAGACAGAGTTTCCAGACCGGAATTGCCGGAAGAATTCCTGCAAAGAGAATTCGAGTATGTTGCCAATAAACTGGATCTCACGAAAGAAGAACTTCAGCAGATTTTTGAAGGGGAAAACAAAACGTACAAAGATTATAAAAACAAAATGGGAATCATAAAACTCGGTGCCCAGGCAATGCAAAAACTGGGATTAGAAAAAAGATTATTCAGATGA
- a CDS encoding O-antigen ligase family protein yields MPFRKINKLQVTFLVSMLFGYELISFFPGLLEMESSRPVSVGYRIIVFLLGTLVILKNRLVLKPQHFLIYFFWLLYLLRLVYDTAFVPGLQTPLVDYWAFSVIIILTSLACTTNFSQSTILSARKWVLIVLCIVNVWGLYNNITQPKLVPDDVLVRADANESFNTLSFGKAAATMFLVCFMIFMEKNKMIYKILLIVIMALSIFNIFIAGSRGPFIQLVLIIGLYLLSQRKAIHIKYIIWLAVIAIGVFTIFPEYLDSSRLLFERISETGFSSNDSDRIRGELFNSAWEQFLNHPFLGDSIETKIGGTYPHNIVLEALMTTGFVGGIIMIIITVGGLKNGIKYLKISDYNWIGAILILNIISSFSSGSISNDMLLWPLLTLTVNSQIDEVNGEV; encoded by the coding sequence GTGCCATTTAGAAAAATCAATAAATTGCAGGTTACTTTCTTAGTATCCATGCTTTTTGGGTATGAACTCATATCTTTTTTTCCGGGTTTATTAGAAATGGAATCATCAAGACCTGTTTCCGTTGGGTACAGGATAATAGTATTTTTATTGGGAACATTAGTTATTTTAAAAAACAGACTGGTTTTAAAGCCACAACATTTTTTAATTTATTTCTTCTGGTTGCTATATCTTTTGAGATTGGTTTATGATACAGCCTTTGTTCCTGGACTACAAACTCCATTGGTAGACTATTGGGCTTTTTCAGTTATTATTATCCTTACGTCTCTTGCCTGCACCACCAATTTTTCTCAAAGTACGATACTATCAGCAAGAAAATGGGTACTTATTGTTTTGTGTATTGTTAATGTTTGGGGCTTATATAACAATATTACGCAACCTAAATTAGTTCCAGATGATGTACTCGTAAGAGCGGATGCTAATGAATCTTTTAATACACTCTCATTTGGTAAAGCTGCAGCCACAATGTTTCTTGTCTGCTTTATGATATTTATGGAAAAAAATAAAATGATTTATAAAATTCTGCTTATTGTAATAATGGCATTAAGTATTTTTAATATCTTCATTGCTGGTTCCAGAGGTCCTTTCATTCAACTTGTGTTAATTATTGGATTATACTTATTAAGTCAAAGGAAGGCTATACACATAAAGTATATTATATGGCTTGCCGTTATTGCTATTGGTGTTTTTACAATATTTCCTGAATACCTCGATAGTTCAAGACTGTTGTTTGAAAGAATTAGTGAAACAGGCTTTTCATCTAACGACAGTGATAGGATAAGAGGTGAACTCTTTAATTCAGCATGGGAACAATTTCTTAATCATCCTTTTTTGGGCGACTCAATAGAAACTAAAATAGGAGGCACATATCCTCACAATATTGTTTTGGAAGCATTAATGACAACAGGTTTTGTGGGAGGAATTATTATGATCATCATTACAGTGGGTGGATTGAAAAATGGTATAAAATATTTAAAAATTTCCGATTATAATTGGATTGGTGCAATACTAATTTTAAATATTATTTCTTCGTTTTCATCAGGAAGTATTTCTAACGATATGCTCCTATGGCCACTTTTGACATTAACTGTTAATAGTCAAATTGATGAAGTTAACGGGGAAGTGTAA